From the genome of Pelobates fuscus isolate aPelFus1 chromosome 6, aPelFus1.pri, whole genome shotgun sequence, one region includes:
- the LOC134565777 gene encoding proton channel OTOP2-like, producing the protein MLKRVIQFGVMKLNMGDQQTESHIPTVTHKEGPDSKFEKTSLNALSTNSSETADWKKGGRLMSGLIGIHIVLLGCALVSSGAFYEVAVVEREVLSYLSVLMCLTGCWMVTYLLWTARYNNGIIPKDSHAGPIWLRGGLVLFGVCTLVLDVLKIGKSVTLSHCESPLKIVHPVIQGLFVVMQTYFLWVSSQDCIQIHMNLTRCGLMLTLSTNLIIWMAAVTDESMHQSVHEESPVVNDTQGGHRAGGGSSGCDCVTEICKSFETGYYYLYPFNIEYSLFASAMAYVMWKNVGRVLMNHHSHQTQHSFNVKKHIMGLVFGIVLLVTGLGVFIVYEIEVNSEETKSQALIMFYIFNIVALSLMSASSLVALIIYRLDKRDMDGHKNPTRALDVTLLIGAALGQICISYYSIIAIIATSPGNELESMNLVYALLMIVQLTLQNVFIIEGLHRKPIDDNFHMHHASEAIHDKNPHREVYSNPMAIHSIDNHSGPGHVNELDANHHESNHHSTLRDVHNGWKSKFLREISLFLLLSNIIFWIMPAFGARPQFDNGLELNFYGYPMWVAIVNIGLPFGIFYRMHSVASLLEVCVMS; encoded by the exons AAGCTGAATATGGGAGATCAGCAAACTGAGAGTCACATTCCTACTGTAACCCACAAAGAAGGTCCAGACTCCAAATTCGAAAAAACTAGCCTAAATGCTCTGTCCACCAATTCGAGTGAAACAgcagactggaagaaaggtgGACGTCTCATGTCGGGCCTGATTGGAATACATATAGTTTTGCTTGGATGTGCGTTAGTTAGCAGTGGTGCTTTTTATGAGGTGGCAGTGGTGGAGCGAGAAGTCCTTTCTtatctcagtgtccttatgtGCCTCACTGGCTGCTGGATGGTCACTTATCTCTTGTGGACGGCAAGATACAATAACGGCATCATTCCAAAAGACTCACATGCTGGACCAATTTGGCTGAGAG GGGGTTTGGTTCTATTTGGTGTCTGCACATTGGTTCTTGATGTCCTGAAGATTGGAAAATCAGTTACACTGAGTCACTGTGAGTCTCCACTCAAAATTGTTCACCCGGTTATTCAAGGCCTCTTTGTAGTGATGCAG ACATACTTTCTGTGGGTATCGAGTCAAGACTGCATACAGATTCACATGAATTTGACCAG ATGTGGTCTCATGTTGACACTCAGTACTAACCTGATTATATGGATGGCCGCTGTGACAGATGAATCCATGCATCAATCAGTCCATGAAGAGTCCCCAGTGGTCAATGATACACAGGGTGGTCACAGAG CTGGTGGAGGATCATCTGGCTGTGACTGCGTAACGGAAATATGTAAATCTTTCGAGACTGGGTATTATTATCTATACCCATTTAATATTGAATACAGCCTTTTTGCATCAGCCATGGCATATGTGATGTGGAAGAATGTAGGACGTGTTTTGATGAATCATCATTCACACCAAACACAACATTCCTTTAACgtaaaaaaacacattatggGACTTGTCTTTGGGATTGTGCTGCTTGTAACTGGTCTAGGTGTCTTCATTGTCTATGAGATTGAAGTAAATTCAGAGGAAACTAAATCACAAGCACTCATTATGTTCTACATATTCAACATAGTAGCACTCAGCCTAATGTCAGCAAGTTCCCTTGTGGCTTTAATTATCTACAGGCTTGATAAAAGAGACATGGATGGCCACAAAAACCCCACTCGAGCCCTGGACGTTACCTTGCTCATTGGGGCTGCTCTTGGACAAATTTGTATATCATATTACTCTATAATAGCCATTATTGCCACTTCTCCTGGGAATGAACTTGAAAGCATGAATCTGGTGTACGCTCTTCTTATGATTGTACAGCTCACCCTGCAAAATGTTTTCATTATAGAGGGTTTACACAGAAAGCCTATAGATGATAACTTTCATATGCATCATGCTTCTGAGGCTATCCACGACAAGAATCCCCACAGGGAAGTCTACAGTAACCCGATGGCTATTCATTCCATAGACAATCATTCTGGGCCTGGTCATGTGAATGAGCTAGATGCCAATCATCATGAGTCGAACCACCACTCCACTCTACGAGATGTACATAATGGTTGGAAAAGTAAATTCCTGAGGGAGATCTCTTTGTTCCTGCTTCTTTCTAACATAATT TTCTGGATCATGCCAGCCTTCGGTGCTCGACCTCAGTTTGATAATGGCCTGGAGTTGAATTTTTATGGCTACCCGATGTGGGTCGCCATTGTCAACATTGGACTTCCTTTTGGCATCTTCTATAGGATGCATTCAGTTGCTAGCCTTCTAGAAGTCTGTGTCATGTCCTAA